One Gemmatimonadaceae bacterium DNA window includes the following coding sequences:
- a CDS encoding FadR family transcriptional regulator: MSVPFDPIRPKERLYQEIVEHVQAQILSGELKPGDRIPAERELATHFGVSRAAVREAIKSLAEKGLVEVHVGRGTFVAALTTDHVVESMSLLLRDARNTPEHLQEAREILEVPIARLAAAHRTSENLERLKALMTTMEAQAHLTRAFIDADGEFHYELARATGNPVLEIVSRTLLTMLRSERVFMVGFRDEIGGALKSHGAILAAVERQDAAAAAAAMAEHLRHVSAVLRSLRGPAPVNAPAGA, from the coding sequence ATGTCCGTCCCGTTCGATCCCATTCGCCCGAAAGAGCGCCTGTACCAGGAGATCGTGGAGCACGTGCAGGCGCAGATTCTCTCGGGAGAGCTGAAGCCGGGCGATCGCATCCCCGCCGAGCGCGAGTTGGCGACGCACTTTGGCGTGAGCCGCGCCGCGGTGCGCGAGGCGATCAAGTCGCTGGCCGAGAAGGGGCTGGTGGAAGTGCATGTGGGGCGCGGCACCTTCGTGGCCGCGCTCACGACCGACCACGTGGTCGAGTCGATGTCGCTCCTCCTGCGCGACGCGCGCAACACGCCGGAACACTTGCAGGAAGCGCGCGAGATCCTCGAAGTCCCCATTGCGCGCCTGGCGGCCGCGCATCGCACGAGCGAGAACCTCGAGCGACTCAAGGCGTTGATGACGACGATGGAGGCGCAGGCGCACCTCACGCGGGCCTTCATCGACGCCGACGGCGAGTTTCACTACGAGCTGGCCCGCGCCACCGGCAACCCGGTGTTGGAGATCGTGAGCCGCACGCTCCTCACCATGCTGCGCTCGGAGCGCGTCTTCATGGTGGGCTTCCGCGACGAGATTGGCGGGGCGCTCAAGAGCCACGGCGCGATCCTGGCGGCGGTGGAGCGGCAGGACGCGGCGGCAGCCGCCGCGGCCATGGCCGAGCACCTGCGGCACGTGTCGGCGGTGCTGCGATCGTTACGCGGTCCGGCGCCGGTAAACGCCCCCGCCGGCGCCTAG
- a CDS encoding threonylcarbamoyl-AMP synthase translates to MLQASSADAAALESAIAEGAMLLRSGALVAFPTETVYGLGANALSADAVGRIYAAKGRPSFNPLIVHIADAGDLETVAREVPPVARTLADAFWPGALTLVLPKRAHIPDIVSAGLDTVGVRVPSHPVARALIRRAGVPVAAPSANAFTRVSPTSAAHVVAQLGAAVDLVIDGGSTAVGIESTVVDVTGERPVLLRLGGVSREALERVVGPVEVVRHAAGGAAPRPSPGMIDRHYAPRASLRPFTATERHEVWRELIALEDAGTRTGLLAFDVEGAEATVAIAMPGDAAGYARALYAALHALDGAGCTVAYVEEIPQGEGWAAIADRLRRAGLGSS, encoded by the coding sequence GTGCTGCAGGCCTCGTCCGCAGACGCCGCCGCCTTGGAGTCGGCCATCGCCGAAGGGGCGATGCTGCTGCGCAGCGGCGCTCTCGTGGCGTTCCCCACGGAAACGGTCTACGGGCTGGGCGCCAACGCGCTGAGCGCCGACGCGGTAGGCCGCATCTACGCGGCCAAGGGGAGACCGTCGTTCAATCCGCTCATCGTCCACATCGCCGACGCCGGTGACCTGGAGACCGTGGCGCGTGAGGTCCCGCCAGTCGCAAGGACGCTGGCCGACGCCTTCTGGCCCGGAGCGCTCACGCTCGTCCTCCCCAAGCGCGCGCACATTCCCGACATCGTGAGCGCCGGGCTCGATACCGTGGGAGTTCGCGTTCCGTCGCACCCGGTGGCGCGCGCGCTCATTCGTCGCGCCGGGGTCCCGGTCGCGGCGCCGAGCGCCAACGCCTTCACGCGCGTGTCACCCACGTCGGCGGCGCACGTGGTCGCCCAACTGGGCGCAGCGGTCGACCTGGTGATCGACGGCGGGAGCACCGCGGTGGGGATCGAGTCGACCGTGGTCGACGTGACCGGTGAGCGCCCGGTGCTGCTGCGACTGGGGGGTGTGTCGCGCGAGGCGCTGGAGCGCGTGGTGGGGCCGGTGGAAGTCGTTAGGCACGCGGCGGGAGGCGCTGCGCCGCGCCCGTCGCCGGGGATGATCGACCGGCACTACGCACCGCGTGCATCGCTGCGCCCGTTCACCGCGACCGAGCGCCACGAGGTATGGAGGGAGCTGATAGCGCTCGAGGATGCGGGGACGCGTACGGGGCTCCTCGCCTTCGACGTGGAGGGGGCCGAGGCGACGGTGGCGATCGCGATGCCTGGCGATGCGGCTGGCTATGCCCGCGCGCTGTACGCGGCGCTTCACGCGCTGGACGGCGCCGGGTGCACCGTTGCGTATGTCGAGGAGATCCCGCAGGGGGAAGGGTGGGCGGCGATTGCCGATCGCTTGCGGCGCGCGGGGCTGGGGTCGTCGTAG
- a CDS encoding cbb3-type cytochrome c oxidase subunit I: MHTLVRRYIKTGIAFLVIGLLIGLWILVQREVGRTWPSPYQVSAHTHAILVGFVMMMIQGVALWLFPRPEKDDARYDPRLASAAYWCMTVGTALRLAGELARIASQAPALRVAVVIGGALQVAGIAIFFYTMWSRVRAVGSAAREAKGERF; the protein is encoded by the coding sequence ATGCACACCCTCGTCCGCCGCTACATCAAGACCGGGATCGCCTTCCTGGTCATTGGTCTCCTGATCGGCCTCTGGATCCTGGTGCAGCGCGAAGTTGGGCGCACGTGGCCGTCGCCCTACCAGGTCTCGGCGCACACGCACGCCATCCTCGTCGGCTTCGTGATGATGATGATCCAGGGGGTCGCCCTCTGGCTCTTCCCGCGCCCCGAGAAGGACGACGCGCGCTACGACCCGCGCCTGGCCAGCGCCGCCTACTGGTGCATGACCGTGGGGACCGCATTGCGGCTGGCGGGAGAGCTGGCGCGCATTGCCAGCCAGGCGCCGGCGCTGCGTGTGGCGGTGGTGATCGGTGGCGCGTTGCAGGTGGCGGGGATCGCCATCTTCTTCTACACCATGTGGTCGCGCGTGCGCGCCGTGGGAAGCGCCGCCCGCGAGGCGAAGGGCGAGCGCTTCTAG
- a CDS encoding CopD family protein — translation MRTLYYTFVTLHLFAAMTWIGGVLFLALVGAPALRKVEPPALRTALFEEVGMRFRYVGWAAVIVLLGSGTWLVWYRGWLSWSLWTNGTFWTQGVGYALAWKLAMVTFMLVLSLAHDLALSPSRARALDTRPDAARVRRQIVLMARVGALAAIGVVIAAARLVRG, via the coding sequence GTGCGCACGCTGTACTACACCTTCGTCACGCTCCACCTCTTTGCCGCCATGACGTGGATCGGCGGCGTCCTCTTCCTCGCCCTGGTCGGCGCGCCGGCGCTGCGCAAGGTGGAGCCGCCGGCGCTGCGCACCGCGCTGTTCGAGGAAGTGGGGATGCGCTTCCGGTATGTAGGGTGGGCGGCGGTCATCGTCCTCCTGGGGAGCGGGACGTGGCTGGTATGGTATCGCGGATGGCTCTCCTGGTCGCTCTGGACCAATGGGACCTTCTGGACGCAGGGCGTGGGATACGCGCTGGCCTGGAAGCTGGCGATGGTGACGTTCATGCTGGTCCTCTCGCTGGCGCACGACCTGGCGCTCTCACCGTCGCGCGCCCGTGCGCTCGACACGCGCCCCGACGCCGCCAGGGTCCGGCGGCAGATCGTCCTCATGGCGCGCGTGGGTGCGCTGGCTGCGATTGGTGTGGTAATTGCCGCGGCGCGCCTCGTGCGCGGGTAG
- a CDS encoding cbb3-type cytochrome c oxidase subunit I — protein MRDTAGSPGALVMDWFSKAFLKSSLAWFGIGVTLGAVMSTWPNAAAYRTAHFHMNLLGFVSMMIFGVAYHVIPRFTGHPLHDRRLAEVHVFVANIGLVTLSVGFLLVPTLGAPRALPVQAAGGIISALGAYLFIYNMWRTIDGPRVLQRAQQAQRRPGALPTVQPD, from the coding sequence GTGCGCGATACCGCCGGCTCGCCCGGAGCGTTGGTGATGGACTGGTTCTCCAAGGCGTTCCTCAAGTCGAGCCTCGCCTGGTTCGGCATTGGCGTCACCCTGGGCGCGGTGATGTCGACGTGGCCGAACGCCGCGGCGTATCGAACGGCGCACTTCCATATGAACCTCCTCGGCTTCGTCTCGATGATGATCTTCGGCGTGGCCTATCACGTGATTCCGCGCTTCACGGGTCACCCGCTGCACGACCGGCGCCTGGCCGAGGTGCATGTGTTCGTGGCCAACATCGGGCTGGTGACGCTGTCGGTCGGCTTTCTCCTCGTCCCCACGCTCGGCGCGCCGCGCGCCCTCCCGGTGCAGGCGGCCGGCGGGATCATCTCGGCGTTAGGCGCGTACCTCTTCATCTATAACATGTGGCGCACGATCGATGGCCCCCGGGTGCTGCAGCGCGCGCAGCAGGCGCAGCGCCGCCCCGGCGCCCTCCCCACCGTGCAGCCCGACTGA
- a CDS encoding polyphosphate kinase 2 family protein → MRHNAYMIIKPVDPSHPLPLDDKGAKPPRGLANGDDLKRLLAVEQERLGELQSAFYADRRHALLVVLQGRDASGKDGTIRAVFDACNPQGCQVASFKAPTDLELSHDFLWRVHQVVPPRGMIGIFNRSHYEDVLVVRVKNLVPKRVWQHRYRQINDFERMLTENGVVILKFFLHISRDEQREQFLERLTDPTKNWKFRAGDLDDRALWGDYTRAYRDALRECSTKWAPWYVIPSDHRAARNYLITKVINEALGALKPEYPRASKEVLALKSGLAR, encoded by the coding sequence ATGCGGCATAACGCATATATGATTATCAAACCGGTCGATCCATCGCACCCCCTCCCGCTCGACGACAAGGGGGCCAAGCCGCCGCGGGGGCTCGCCAACGGCGACGACCTCAAGCGCCTCCTGGCCGTGGAGCAGGAGCGGCTGGGGGAGCTGCAGTCGGCCTTCTACGCCGACCGCCGGCACGCGCTCCTCGTCGTGCTGCAGGGGCGCGACGCGTCTGGGAAGGACGGGACGATCCGCGCCGTCTTCGATGCCTGCAACCCGCAGGGATGCCAGGTGGCCTCGTTCAAGGCTCCCACCGACCTCGAGCTGTCGCACGACTTCCTCTGGCGCGTGCACCAGGTGGTCCCGCCGCGGGGAATGATCGGGATCTTCAACCGGTCGCATTACGAGGACGTGCTCGTGGTGCGGGTGAAGAACCTCGTGCCCAAGCGCGTGTGGCAGCACCGGTACCGGCAGATCAACGACTTCGAGCGCATGCTGACGGAGAACGGCGTGGTGATCCTCAAGTTCTTCCTGCACATCTCCAGGGATGAACAGCGTGAGCAGTTCCTCGAGCGCCTGACCGATCCCACGAAGAACTGGAAGTTCCGCGCCGGCGACCTCGACGACCGGGCGTTGTGGGGCGACTACACGCGCGCCTATCGCGACGCGCTTCGTGAGTGCAGCACCAAGTGGGCGCCGTGGTACGTGATCCCGTCGGACCATCGTGCGGCGCGGAACTACCTGATCACGAAGGTGATCAACGAAGCGTTAGGGGCGCTCAAGCCGGAGTATCCGCGGGCGTCGAAGGAGGTGCTGGCGCTCAAGTCGGGGTTGGCGCGGTAG